A genomic window from Salvia hispanica cultivar TCC Black 2014 chromosome 5, UniMelb_Shisp_WGS_1.0, whole genome shotgun sequence includes:
- the LOC125188162 gene encoding secreted RxLR effector protein 161-like: MVQNHGLQLKEEGKPTDRGKYQRLVEKLIYLAHTRPDIAYAVGVVSQFIHAPQEEHWEATLRIVRYLKGTSKHGLLFEKHGHLEIHGYTDAAGNPNDRKSTAWYFTFVGGNLVTWRSKKQKVVALSSAEAEFCGIKSGLTELLWLRKLMRELDLCASRKQGSY; this comes from the coding sequence ATGGTTCAAAATCATGGATTACAACTAAAAGAAGAAGGAAAGCCGACAGACAGAGGAAAATATCAGAGATTAGTCGAGAAGTTGATTTATCTAGCTCATACCAGACCAGACATTGCCTATGCTGTAGGAGTTGTGAGTCAGTTTATCCATGCTCCTCAAGAGGAACACTGGGAGGCTACTTTGAGGATTGTTCGATATTTGAAAGGGACATCCAAACATGGTCTATTGTTTGAGAAACACGGGCACTTAGAGATACATGGATACACTGATGCGGCGGGAAATCCGAATGACAGGAAATCGACCGCATGGTATTTTACCTTTGTAGGAGGTAATCTTGTGACTTGGAGAAGCAAGAAACAAAAGGTGGTGGCACTCTCTAGTGCAGAAGCAGAGTTCTGTGGGATTAAGAGTGGATTGACAGAGTTGTTATGGCTAAGGAAGCTTATGAGGGAATTAGACCTTTGTGCATCTCGAAAACAAGGCAGCTATTAG